The Pseudomonadota bacterium genome window below encodes:
- a CDS encoding membrane protein insertase YidC — MDNQRMLLFIALSVIVLLMWQTWQQDYGPQPVPVQQAQPQGAPVSGTANTDVPQTASVPASSGPPVAGLPAPSSMLGTGGRVRVVTDVLDVQIDLKGGDLRQAELLGYPVSPDKRDTPFRLMSDEGEIFVAQSGLLATGNEAPDHHAMFTTTQAEYRLPAGQNELHVPLVWRGSSGVVVEKIYTFRRKQFVIGFQQRVRNGSDSDWVGSQYRQLQRSRASQGSYLTGYTYTGSVYYSPETKYEKVSFDEIAEKPLSASYAGGWVAMIQHYFLGAWIPESDKLNQFYTKALPGDRYLIGVVSPNISIPAGGEGSLSSQLYVGPKDQNVLPDVAPGLELSVDYGVLTVIAQPLFWLLNWIHKLVGNWGWSIILLTLLIKLAFYKLSETSYRSMANMRKMQPRIQALRDRYGDDKQRLNQAMMEIYKKEKINPLGGCLPILVQIPVFISLYWVLLESVELRQAPFMLWLNDLSAKDPYYVLPVLMGASMFIQQKLNPTPPDPIQAKIMMSLPLVFTVMFLWFPQGLVLYWLVNNILSISQQWYITRRIEKAAH; from the coding sequence GTGGACAACCAACGCATGCTGCTGTTTATCGCCTTGTCGGTGATTGTGCTGCTGATGTGGCAAACCTGGCAGCAGGACTATGGTCCGCAACCTGTTCCCGTCCAGCAGGCGCAGCCGCAAGGCGCCCCTGTCTCCGGCACCGCAAACACCGATGTGCCGCAAACAGCCAGCGTCCCTGCCAGCAGTGGACCACCGGTTGCGGGTTTGCCGGCACCAAGCAGTATGTTGGGTACCGGTGGACGGGTGAGGGTGGTCACCGATGTCCTCGATGTGCAGATCGATCTCAAAGGCGGGGATCTGCGTCAGGCGGAATTGTTGGGCTACCCGGTGAGTCCCGATAAACGCGATACGCCCTTCCGTCTAATGTCCGATGAAGGGGAGATCTTTGTCGCGCAGAGCGGCCTTCTGGCTACCGGCAATGAGGCCCCTGATCACCATGCGATGTTCACCACCACCCAGGCCGAGTACCGTCTGCCCGCCGGGCAGAACGAACTGCACGTTCCGCTGGTCTGGCGAGGATCCAGCGGCGTCGTTGTGGAGAAGATCTATACATTTCGCCGCAAGCAATTTGTTATCGGCTTCCAGCAACGGGTTCGCAACGGCTCCGACAGCGACTGGGTGGGCAGTCAGTACCGACAGCTGCAGCGCTCCCGGGCTTCACAGGGATCGTATTTGACGGGTTACACCTACACCGGATCGGTCTACTACAGTCCCGAGACCAAATACGAAAAAGTATCTTTCGACGAGATCGCCGAAAAGCCCTTGAGCGCCAGCTACGCGGGTGGCTGGGTCGCCATGATTCAGCACTACTTCCTGGGTGCCTGGATTCCCGAATCCGACAAACTCAACCAGTTCTACACCAAGGCGCTGCCGGGTGACCGCTATCTCATCGGTGTGGTTTCACCGAACATCTCCATACCCGCGGGGGGCGAGGGGTCGCTCAGCTCGCAGCTCTATGTGGGACCCAAGGATCAGAACGTGCTGCCCGACGTCGCACCGGGTCTGGAATTGAGCGTCGATTACGGGGTGCTCACCGTGATTGCACAACCGCTCTTCTGGCTGCTCAATTGGATCCACAAATTGGTTGGCAACTGGGGCTGGTCGATCATTCTGCTTACGCTGCTGATCAAGCTCGCCTTTTATAAGCTCTCCGAGACGAGTTATCGATCCATGGCCAATATGCGCAAGATGCAGCCGCGTATCCAGGCGCTGCGCGATCGCTACGGCGACGATAAACAACGCCTCAATCAGGCGATGATGGAGATCTATAAGAAGGAGAAGATCAATCCGCTGGGCGGTTGTTTGCCGATCCTGGTGCAGATCCCGGTCTTTATCTCGCTCTACTGGGTGCTTCTGGAAAGTGTCGAGTTGCGCCAGGCACCGTTCATGTTGTGGCTCAACGATCTTTCGGCCAAGGATCCCTATTACGTGCTGCCGGTCCTGATGGGCGCCAGCATGTTCATCCAGCAGAAACTCAATCCGACACCGCCCGATCCCATTCAGGCGAAGATCATGATGTCGCTGCCACTGGTCTTCACCGTCATGTTCCTCTGGTTCCCGCAGGGGCTGGTGCTCTACTGGCTGGTCAACAACATCCTCTCCATTTCCCAGCAGTGGTACATCACACGGCGCATCGAGAAGGCCGCGCACTGA